From the Argentina anserina chromosome 3, drPotAnse1.1, whole genome shotgun sequence genome, the window TTGAATACCAGCAAAATCAGGAATTATGCTCAAATTACAAAAGCTGCCTCTTGCCTCATTTTCCATATATTCCACAAGATACTTGCACTGTTTCTCACCATTTGTCTGCAACAAAGAGCAATGGGAAGAGAGGTTAGTCCGGGTCATAGTGGAAAATGAAAACACATTAACCATAGCCTGCAGAAGAAACCCTGATAGTCACCCAGTTTATGCAACAGGTGTCTCAGCTACTAAGAAGTAAGGACCCTTATTTCTAACATTTCTATTTAAGTATCTGGTTTATGGTTTACTTGGtgattgatcaattgtatCAATGTGAAACTTCAGCTTATCTTCATTCAAGAATTGATATCAAGTTATTAACCAATCATATTTTGCTAAGTCGAGTTTTAACTCACAGAGAACAAAGAAGAACAGATACCTCAAGAGCAAAAAATCCACCAGGTTTCAACATGGAAGCAGCCCCTTTGCAAAGATGTAAAAGATCATCCATACCGTCAACACCACCATCCAATGCAGCTCTGGGTTCATGCCTCCCAACTTCAGCTTGTAGCCCCGAGATATTGTCACTCGGTATGTACGGCGGATTACTCACAAACCCCGAAAGTTTACCCTCCACATCCTTCAACGGGTCGAACCAAGACCCTTGCCTCAGCTCCACCACATCCTAATCAGCACATCAACAACAGAACAACACGGTGAACATCAGAAATGAAAGTTTGTAAACTTGGTAACTCTTCTGACCTGTAACCACCCGCAATGCCAAGAAAACTGACCTGCAAACGATACCTCTCCACATTAAACCCGGCAACCGAAATCGCAGTAGGGCTCAAATCAGTAGCAAGAACCCTCCCACCACTCCCCAAAACCCTGGCGATGGCAATAGCAATAGCCCCAGTCCCAGTCCCCAGATCAGCCCATAAACCCTCCCTTAAACCCTCATCCTTTTCCACCACCTCATCCACCAAATCCACGACCATCTCAGTCTCCGGCCTCGGAATCAAAACCCCTTCTTCAACACACAGCACCAGATCCCTCCAGTGCTCACACCCCACAACGTACTGAAACGGCCTCCTCTCTTCAATCCTCTGCTTCCACAGCAAGTAGAGCTCCTCCAGACTCGCTCTTAGCCTGAGTTTCGTTTCACCGTTTTGGGTTTCATGTTGAACTGCGTCCTCTACGAGCCAGTTGAGCTCTCTGCGCAGGATGGTGGAGTCCGGGCCTTTGTCGGAGTCGGCAAAggtggacccgatggaggagGCGAGGGTTTTGGCCCAGTGGTGCCATTGCTTGAATTCTGAGGTGGTGGCTGGGTGGATGGGTGGCCGGAGAAAGAGAGGGGTTTTGGGTTTAAGAGAAGTGGGTGGTTGAGGTGATGGTGATAGGGAAGAAGAGCAGATAGAGCGGTGGAGATGAGTGGGAGCAAGAGAGGGTTTAAGGAAGGTTGAGAGTTCTGGAAGGAGGCTCAGCTTCATCTTATGTAGACCGGTAAAGAAGCATCAAGGGTCATGGGTCTTCTTAAACTAGCTTCCCTTTTATAGTTATTTATTTTACGGAAAAAAATGTACTTGAATTCTAGTAGTAAAATcaatgagtttttttcaccaacagtccctcaactctggtgtacctaccaatgtgatacctcaactcttaatcgtaccaatgtgatacccagactctagtattgctatcattgaagtacttccgttagtttttttaaacttttccgttatcttggtgacgtggctggtacgtgaggcccacaaagagggttaaaagacaaaattaacctcatttgagaggagcaatgtttttcccgccttttaccttgagaaaaacacccaacaattccaattttggcgccaattttctctctctactccttaatttgtgtctaatatctaaactaaagaactaccgccaaccagtcgaccacaatctgataaaacctagatcaatctcattttctatttttaccatagcacttgttaaactaacagaataaatatataaattatatatggaacatctcatttccacaatctcataagaatataaaaacacataacttaacgaaattcaaatacatgtttaagtaccattagttgccaccttttatgttgatctgccatgatttttgattgtaagaactaatggtacatgtagttgaatttcgttaagttatgtgtttctatattcttatgagattgtggaaatgagatgtttcatataaatgtatatatttattctgttagtttaacaagtgctagggtaaaaatagaaaatgagattgatctaggttttatcagattgtggtcgactggttggcggtagttctttagtttagatattagacacaaattaaggagtagagagagaaaattggcgccaaaattggaattgttgggtgtttttctcaaggtaaaaggcgggaaaaacattgctcctctcagatgaggttaattttgtcttttaaccctctttgtgggcctcacgtacctgccacgtcaccaagataacagaaaagtttaaaacaactaacggaagtacttcaatgatagcaatactagagtctgggtatcacattggtacgattaagagttgaggtatcacattggtaggtacaccagagttgagggactgttggtgaaaaaaactcaaaatcaatatggtatacagacttataaaattatcaatatGGTACCTAGACTCATTATTTACTATCACCGAAGAGGGACTGGAGGTCAATTTCTAGCACAAAGTAGTCAATTTGATTATGTGGAAGGCACTTTAAATAATGACATATTCGACTTTTCTCTCAAAATcgagtcaaaagtcaaaaccaaACCCCCTCTCACTCGATTCATGCTTTCATGGCCGCCAAGGAGCTTGACGGCGTGAACAAACCAAAGGGAGCTCATCTACCACATTCTGTGTACCCTCATGTTCCTCCTACTCTAATATGACTTGCGTGAATCTAGATCTCATGATAAACCCATTGTTATTAGAGAAGTCACCATgctagtgatgatgatgagctcCAATCCCAACCCCAACTCCGACTCTACATTGGtgttgatggtgatgatgattcAGATACTGCACATGTTGTTAAGGTGGCACTCTAAGACTGTTCATAGTTATCTTGTGTTAACGTAGTGATTATACTGATGTGATACGCTGTATTCTTTGCAGGTGAGATACATCGTACTGCTTGTCTCTTTTCTGTCACAAGTGGCACACGTCGTCAAAGTAGAGACCACGgtggcgtggtcttcaactctccgacACTCAAGTTAGGATGTtggtaatttatgcagagtaacagtAGAGGATGTAGTGTACTTACCTTATGAGGccaagggtttgaccttttattattgagttgaggtagattATATACTTATCTTCCAGTGTGGGACAaggtccgattaaggtgttctcttgagtcttctttgagatgcgcgtgtGGGCGTGTCCGTAGTCAGTTTAGGCCGCGGGGAGGCCCATTGCATAGCTAGTGCGGCTGACTCACTATTAGTATTGCCAGACTGGGCTATTTATTAACCTTAATGCgctgatagttgtgctgattatggcgggcataagcctatgccaacatcTTGTTAAACCTTGACTCAAACCCTCCTCCGACTCCCATGGCAACACCACTGGGTCTGAAGTGAGAGATAGATATGGCGGCGTTTGGTAGAAGCAAAGCTTGAAAATTAGCAGCTGCAGATAAATCCCTAGATGAGTCTAAACTAGGAGAATTAAAGGGAAATAAGCAATTAGCTGTTGTTGCATGAGTGGTGTTGTAGACTGGTATTCCTTTGACTTATGTTGCTAGCTCGACCACATCAAGCATGGAAAGGCTGTGACTTATGTTGCTGTGCTTTTTCGGCCGCCACTGCTGCTTGCTGCTTATATCTTGCGAAGTAACTAGATTTCATCATCTTCCATGATTGACAACAACACCTCTTGGCCTCCGAAGCACTTGTGGGATTTGCAGGGGAGAGCTCAGTGTCAGCGGCAAGGGGAGGAGGAGCAATAGCTTAGACATCACTATGAGATTTGACCCGACCGTTGTCGTGGACATTGGTGTTGTCTCTGCAATGCCATATGTTGAAGGCCACAAAGTCTGCATGTTCGTTCAGAGCAAACTAGGAATCGAGTGAGAGGGGGTTTGTTTTGACTCGATTTTGAGAGAAAAGTCGAATATGTCTTTATTTAAATGGGCACATGCCACGCACGTGATCACATTGACGACTATGTGCAGGAAAATAGCTTCAAGCCCCTCGTTGATAGCAAATAATGAATTTAGGTACCACAATAATAGTTTTGTAAGTCTGGTACCACATTGACCTTATCATCAGAGTTCAGCTACCGATAGAGAATATTTTTCTTATCTTACTtatttatcattttatttCAACTTTGCATCATTTTTTGAATTTTCCCTCCCACCTTTTATCTTTCATTATGGTGTGACTTTTACTCGGGCACCACCATCTCCCTCAGTGTTTAAACAGACATCAATAACATCAATTCATTCCGAATTGCAGAATGGATTCAAAGGACAGATGGTTTTCACTTATTTTGGTGAAACTAGTGTTGGATCACTTACCACACTTCAGTGCAGTTTATACTATATCGGTATATCCCACacttagggctcgtcaacgggccgggctcGGGCCGGCCCATGAGTGACGGGCCCGGGCCGGAccttaataaaattaaataagtggcgggccgggtattttcaaaaatacgaagatccaagcccgcccacctaaggcgggccttgcgggtttttgtgggccgggccgggccttgcgggcttttacgggccgggccttacgggcttgtattagaaaaataatataatactctaatttaagggtttgaaacaataaaagaattattagaaaacattctaaaacaaaagtcacaaataaattctagtttcaaaatattgtcgatcgacaccaatagatgtgatcgatatatatatttagggaccgtgtaaaaatttcatccaattcggacctcgtttaaccgtcggaattttcggtcaacaaaaaaaagaggcgttttcacataataaaatctcattgaccggggctttgccaaatgattTTCTCATTGCGAcaacgcacgatcggtgaagaaaattatgtgatttcaaatatgtaaacaaatttccacattcgcatcttggtaattggtcccccccttagggcatattagtgttgtttttggtttaccggaaattccgacggttaaacgaggtccgaattggatgaacttttaaaatgatcattaaatatatatattgatcacatcggatggtgtcgatcgattccgagaagtttccttcatatagtcgcttcataatatgatagttttattataaacctaatataaaggttataatacattagtggacacttcggcgatcgacaactccaattcaaaatatggtcgatcgacaccagtagatgtgatcggtatatatatttagggaacccgtaaaaatttcgtccgttttggacatggtttgaccgttcgtatcaacggtcaactaaaaaaaaggcgttttgacatatttcaacctcattgaccggggttttgccaaatagatttcttcagttcgaccgcgcacgataggtaacaaaaattaggtgatttaaaatatgtaaacaaatttccacattcgcatcttggtaattggtcccccccttagggcatattagtgttgtttttggtttaacggaaattctgacggttaaacgaggtccgaattggatgaacttttaaaatgatcattaaatatatatattgatcacatcggatggtgtcgatcgattccgagaagtttccttgatatagtcgcttcataatgtgatagttttattataaacctagtacaaggttataatacattagtggacactttggcgattgacaactcaaattcaaaatatggtcgatcgacaccagtagatgtgatcggtatatatatttagggaacccgtaaaaatttcatccgttttggacatggtttgaccgttcgtatcaacggtcaactaaaaaagtggcgttttgacatatttaaacttCATTGACCggagctttgccaaatagatttattcagttcgaccgcgcacgatggGTAACAAAATTAGgttatttcatatatgcaaacggcttttagcattcacatatttgtaataggttctcccttagggcataatagtggtgttttcgatttaccaaaaattctgacggttaaacgaagtctgaattggatgaaatttttacagggtcactaaatatatataccaatcacatcggctggtgtcgatcgatcccgacaagtttctttaatatagtcgcttcataatgcgttagttttaatataaacctaatataaaggttatgatacattagtagacgcttcggcgatcaataactctagttagaaatacggtcgatcgacaccaggtcaccagtagatgtgatcggtatatatatttagggaacccgtaaaaatttcgtctgttttggatattatttgaccgtccgtacctacggtcaacaaagaaaaatgcgttttgacatattaaaatcctcattgaccggggctttgccaaattggtttctttggtgcgaccacacataatcggtgacaaaaattaggtgatttcagatatgcaaacgacttttagtgttcgcattttggtaatgggtcttcccttatgacatattagtgttgtttttggtttaccggaaattccaacGGTCAAACAAGtttcgaattggatgaaatttttacagggtcactaaatatatataccgatcatatctactggtgtcgatcgatcctaaGAAGTTTCtttaatatagttgcttcataatgcaatagttttattctaaacctaataaaatatgtatgtataatattttattatttgacgggcttttacgggcccggaccttgcgggcttttgccgggccgggccgggtttcacacctctaatttaagcccggccctctacccacggaagcgggctttctcgcgggccgggccggataAAAGCtcgtcgggcttgcgggcctctgcgggcttttcgggtccgcgggctaaatgatgagccCTACCCACACCTCAGTGACTTCACAGTTCACATAAATGGGGAAAAAAGATCAAAACGAATTAACCAACACAGGTTTCATAAACCAAATCCACAAGATTTGGCACTTCAATTCACTACATAAGTTGAGCAAATGCACGATAAATGGAAAAGATCCGAGTCCATCTCCAACCCCAAATCATAGTAACAACCGTCTTCATCAACGTATAGGAGACCTTAGCTGACGAGCTTTGTCTGCAAACCACTACATAACCGGTACCTGTATAAGAACCAGCGAATTTACCTATTTTGGAAACCCAAGCTTTAAATGGCTCGATTCTATGAAGAGAGGGGGAGCAAGAACCATGTCATTGATTTAACAACAATTAACATCATGAGAACCCATGAATCTGGAAATAGTCCGAAATACAATATAATCGAGTATGTCCAGATCTCACATGCTAATGAATAACAAGAAAGAAGTATTTCATTACATATACTTATGATGCAAGGGTGAAGTCAGAAGCGAGTACTAGGACAAAAATTGTCAATTCAAGGGCACATACAAAAACAACTCCCAAGTGGCGGCTGGACATTGCAAGATTAAGATTTTGAGGGACTTTGActataaagtttttttttccctacTGGTAAGTAGCAGATTAGATTTACCTGTTGATGGCAAGAAACATGtacatatacaattggaaagaTAATCAACCAATCATGCCCTCAAGCCCTGTTTGCTGAGCAATTGGACTTATGTACTGAATCTTGTCCCATCCATTTCCCTTCCCTGGTTGCATCTCCTGATCCTTGGTCACTCCAACAACTGAACTCACATCATTATCATCTGTGTCGAAAAATTTGTCCCAGAAGACATCATTGATCCCTGGAAGGTTAGGCTCTCCATCTTCTGAAACATCTGCATCAGGATTGATCTCAGGAGAAAAGGTCTCAGTCTCTGTGGGCATTGCCCGGTCCAAAACTGACACATCCATGTACTCCGTATTCACCATCTCAGAGGCCATAAAGTTTGCATTAGGGATCTCGGCAGTGCTTGGCGGGACAATACCTTGCATTGCAGTTAGTTCAGGCAAAACTGTATCTTCTTGAAGATTGTAGAAGTCATCTTCTGAAATTTGAGTTGCTGTAACACATTCAGTAGCCACATAAGGGGAAGGCTGGACCTGAGCCGTAGCTATAGACTGACAAGTGACAGGGAATCCAGGTTCTGCTGTCCTATTCGAAGTTGGTGAAACCTCTGAAAGGCTGACTCCCAAATTCCTCCTACAGTTCCTATTGTCTAAAACACTGTATGAAGGAACATTATCAATCAGAAAAGCATCAGGATTGCTCATTGATGGTTCCCGCCTAGGAGATATATTCATCTTCATTATCTGCTGTAGCATTGCTTTTGCTGCTTCATTCATTGAAGGCTGGTATTTCACAATTTGTCCATCCAGATTTTTACCGTTAAGCTTCGCCACTAAATTATCTTCTTCTTGCATTGGAAGTCTCCTTTTCTTATTGCTTCCGGTGATTCGCCTGTTGCTCTCACTCTGGTGCTGTACAAGCTGGGATAAAAATCCAGGGCTATGCATAGCCTTTGCAAGAAATGACATCATTTGCTGCTGTCGCTGTTCCATTCCCTGCACCCGTTGACCAACATTTTGCAATTGGTTATCCGTTGCTTGTTGCTCCTGCCTCAAACTAATAAGTTCCTGCATAAGAGTGTTCTTGTCCCTTTTAAGCCTTTCAACCTCCTCCCCCAGTCCAAGGTTTCCCATCTGCACACATGCAGCAACTTGCGAGCTCTGTACTCTAGGTGCTTGTACTGCTGCTGATTGTTGATGACTCTGTACATTAGTTTGCTTTCGCCTATTAACAGTCTTCAAAAGATGTTTCTGACCTCTTAGAAACCCTTCATTTGCAAATTCCCATCGGTCTGGATGAACTTTCTTAAACCCCTGCAATATCAGAAGCAACATCATAAATTTTTATGCGAAAATACCAATAATAAAAGTTCACAGCAAAGTATAGCACAAAGCAACAAGCTCTCATATTACGAGTAACGGACACGATTCTCATAGTAATAATCATTGCATTCACCTTCGTATCTGCTCTTCTTATTCCTTTCTTTCCAGTAACCACTAAAAGGGCGACTACAaaacatataataaaaaatgTCGGCCTAAAAAGGGAGGAGATCTTCCGCTAATTGGATTCTTTTAAAGACATCATGTTCtctaaattactttcacacaCACAGAGAGAACAAAAACATATACCAGTTGCAAGGTCAACAGAATAAGCAAAACTAAAAAGCAGCCATTGACATAGTCAACTCACCAGACTCAAATTCTAACTCTTCTCCGAGAATCCATCTGTCTTTCTCCTAACCTAAAACAGCCGTTcacataacaaaaaaaaaaacaacaataaagaaaAGTGTAACACCATGATCACCAGACTCTTGAACCCTAAATCTTCTCCAAAATCGCCTCGGGTTTTCTCCTAATCTAAGTTAATAACCTAACAAAGGCCCAAAATAGAACTGAAAGCCAGAATCAGAgatcaaagaagaagaagaagaggggaGTACATAGGTGTTGAGCTGGCGGACGAAGCTGGAGAAGTTGCTGTGCTTGAAGTAGCGGGGCAGGATGTCCTTGGCGAACTCGGCGTCGTTCCAGACGACGAAGCTGTTGTTGGCGGCGGTCCAGGAGACCAAGTAGTCGGTGGAGGGGTCGTCCACCATGTCGTAGGTCTTGTTCAGAAACGGCGGGATGCTCGTCGCCGTGCTGATCATGGCCGCCGTGTCTTCGATGCCGTCCATATGCCTCAATCAATAATCGGAATTGAGaatgagagggagagggagagagagagagagagagagagagagagagggtttggAGATTGCGGgggttgatgatgaagaagaagaaggtgatGAGTCGATTGGAGTATGAGAGCGGTGAGCAGTGGCAGGGTTTGGGCAAATATTGACGCACCCCATGGACTCCCTCACTTTAAATACTTTTCCCCCAaacttaaataattaaattaaaagaaaataaatatccACTTTGTTTTTGGGTAAGGAAATATGTACccaaaaaagaggaaataatgaaatatatatcataAGAAAAATTCCAACTAGATATCTACATAGCTGAACTTTCCATTTCTCTTACATTATTGTACTGATTTTGTGAGTTTTGACCCGGTTCATTTTAACAATCAAGATGATTATCACTGAATATGAAAATTCTTGTTTTATGAATGAGtatgaattttaattttgttttgtttatgacTCGTTAATTTGTCGACATCTCATATTATATATTCATTGTAGTTTAAGAcatattgtattttttttcttttttgaaaatttttgtttgattaattTGTTTATTGATTTCATATCAAAAACAATGATTGATACCTGCGTAATAAGtgattgtttgtttttaaatgTCATGTTATTCTATTACAATTTAAGGTATATTTCACCGGTCAAGTTTTTGTTACCACGGGCCAGATACCAGTTACCACAACCACGATGCTATTGGTTTGCCACATTATTTGACAAATTACTATTATAAGTTTGATTATGTGAGTCGAAATCACAAACACCTACTTAATAAAAGAGAAACTATGGTGGCATACCAAATAGTATTGGGTTATGAATTTTTGCAGTAACTTAATTTCTTTTAGGTAGTATTCCATCTTTATCGTTAGGATAATTTATAAACAGTGATAAACTAAAAATAGCGATTCATTCGGTAGGCAGATGCGTAATTACAATCATTCTATGAGTAAATTCTGAGTTTGACGATGGTAAATCATCACCAACAGATGTTCAATTCAAGCAGTACTGTGGAAGCAGCCAAAAAATCCAACCCAATTGCGTCGCCCACGCTCTCTGAAGCCTCAATTGAAATTATGGTCACCTTCACCACCACTGCAATATTTGTTCAATTTACAACCTTACTGCCTTATCGCCAATGCGATTTGACAGGCACACAACCAGCCACATGTTCCTTCAAATTTCCTACcccaattttgtttttggccTTTTAGCTTTTTCAGCTTCTTTCCCACCATATTATCCCCCCCAACCTTCACCACCCCACAATCTCTCTTCCCACTCCACACAACCACACTCTCTCTTTGTCTCTCCCAACTCAACAATCATCCCCCAACTGTTGGATTCCCCCCACTTCAGTTTGAGGTAAAGTTGCCATCTTTATCTCCACACCCTTACTGGGTTTCCATTGTTCTGTGTTTTTTCTGCTGAAAAGATTGTTACTTTGCTTAATTCCAGTTCTGGGTAGCTTGAATTTGATTGAAAGTTTGTTACTTTACCTGGATATTAACATTTGGAGTGGAGCTTATATGTAGGGTGGTagtttgtttatatatatatggggtGTTGTGTTGTGGAGACTCCATGCTCATATTAGTTGGAAGCATGCAGGGAACAATGGTTTCTTTAACTTCCCTTGTTAGTTTAGGAAGTGTTGGTACGCTTGCGGGTTCATCAGAGAGGTCTGGCTCGCTTGTTAGGAAAGTTTCCTTGTCCAAGACTAGTTTTAGGGGTAATAGGAGATGGCATTGTGTGAGGTTGTCAGTTTGTAAATTTTCGGTCACAACTACTGATTTCGTTGC encodes:
- the LOC126787923 gene encoding uncharacterized protein LOC126787923, whose protein sequence is MKLSLLPELSTFLKPSLAPTHLHRSICSSSLSPSPQPPTSLKPKTPLFLRPPIHPATTSEFKQWHHWAKTLASSIGSTFADSDKGPDSTILRRELNWLVEDAVQHETQNGETKLRLRASLEELYLLWKQRIEERRPFQYVVGCEHWRDLVLCVEEGVLIPRPETEMVVDLVDEVVEKDEGLREGLWADLGTGTGAIAIAIARVLGSGGRVLATDLSPTAISVAGFNVERYRLQDVVELRQGSWFDPLKDVEGKLSGFVSNPPYIPSDNISGLQAEVGRHEPRAALDGGVDGMDDLLHLCKGAASMLKPGGFFALETNGEKQCKYLVEYMENEARGSFCNLSIIPDFAGIQRFVTGRRK
- the LOC126786118 gene encoding heat stress transcription factor A-1b-like encodes the protein MDGIEDTAAMISTATSIPPFLNKTYDMVDDPSTDYLVSWTAANNSFVVWNDAEFAKDILPRYFKHSNFSSFVRQLNTYGFKKVHPDRWEFANEGFLRGQKHLLKTVNRRKQTNVQSHQQSAAVQAPRVQSSQVAACVQMGNLGLGEEVERLKRDKNTLMQELISLRQEQQATDNQLQNVGQRVQGMEQRQQQMMSFLAKAMHSPGFLSQLVQHQSESNRRITGSNKKRRLPMQEEDNLVAKLNGKNLDGQIVKYQPSMNEAAKAMLQQIMKMNISPRREPSMSNPDAFLIDNVPSYSVLDNRNCRRNLGVSLSEVSPTSNRTAEPGFPVTCQSIATAQVQPSPYVATECVTATQISEDDFYNLQEDTVLPELTAMQGIVPPSTAEIPNANFMASEMVNTEYMDVSVLDRAMPTETETFSPEINPDADVSEDGEPNLPGINDVFWDKFFDTDDNDVSSVVGVTKDQEMQPGKGNGWDKIQYISPIAQQTGLEGMIG